The genomic interval CAGCGATAAAATACGAATTTTTTCAATCTATGTAACCAAATGCTTTTTTTTTGACTTTGCATCAATTATCCCGTAAATTTCTATAGCGACATCAGGGCATACGAGGAAACAAATTCCGCATCCGGAACACTTTTCTTTATGTATAACTTCTACCGGATAAAACCCTTTTTTGTTTATTTTTTTTGATATCCCTAACACACCACGTGGGCAGAAGTTAATGCAAATCTGGCAACCTTTACATTTCTCTTCTTTTATTTGTATCCCGTAAGAAACCTCTTTTTGGCTTATCATGAGTTTACTTTCTTTTTAGATATAACAATCCAGCCTTGTGCAAATTCTAATCAAAGTTTAACAACTTTTACCGTTTTTTCCAAATATAAAACATCCCTATACCTAAGAACAAGATATTAGGAAACCATATACCCATTGCGGGGGGGATGGCACCTTTTTCAGACATAGCTACCAACAAGGAAAAAAGGACGTAGTATATAAGGCAAAGCCCCAATGCCCAACTCATTCTTCCCGCAGCGTTTTGGTGTAGGGATAAAAGACAGAAAGGAATTGATATAACAAGAAGCGTAAAATTTATAAACGGCAGGGAAAAACGGGAATGAAATTGTGTCAAGTAAGGATAACGCGAAAGGGATGTTTTA from bacterium carries:
- a CDS encoding 4Fe-4S binding protein; this encodes MISQKEVSYGIQIKEEKCKGCQICINFCPRGVLGISKKINKKGFYPVEVIHKEKCSGCGICFLVCPDVAIEIYGIIDAKSKKKHLVT